One Arcobacter sp. F155 DNA window includes the following coding sequences:
- the ribH gene encoding 6,7-dimethyl-8-ribityllumazine synthase — MKIIEGKMRLNGNEKVAIINGRFNHIITDRLVEGAKDAFVRHGGNEENLDLILVPGAFEIPFALEKALETGKYDAVCCVGAVIRGATPHFDYISAEATKGIATVTLKYGKPVSNGVLTTDTIEQAIERAGSKVGNKGAEAMTTIIEMLDLYSEMGK, encoded by the coding sequence ATGAAGATTATTGAAGGAAAAATGAGATTAAATGGTAACGAAAAAGTTGCTATTATCAATGGAAGATTTAATCATATTATTACAGATAGATTAGTTGAAGGTGCAAAAGATGCATTCGTAAGACATGGTGGAAATGAAGAGAACTTAGATTTAATTCTAGTTCCTGGTGCTTTTGAAATTCCATTTGCTTTAGAAAAAGCTTTAGAGACTGGAAAGTATGACGCAGTTTGTTGTGTTGGTGCAGTAATTAGAGGAGCAACTCCACACTTTGATTACATTTCAGCTGAAGCTACAAAAGGTATTGCAACAGTTACTTTAAAATATGGTAAGCCTGTATCAAATGGTGTTTTAACAACTGATACAATTGAGCAAGCTATTGAAAGAGCTGGTTCAAAAGTTGGAAACAAAGGTGCAGAAGCTATGACTACAATCATTGAGATGTTAGACCTTTATTCAGAGATGGGGAAATAA
- the kdsA gene encoding 3-deoxy-8-phosphooctulonate synthase, producing the protein MTVLTGPCVLEDRDTVFKIAEKLKPLSEDKRVDFYFKASFDKANRTSLNSYRGPGLEEGLKLFQEIKEQFGYKLVSDIHESYQAKPASEVLDILQIPAFLCRQTDLLVEAAKTNCKINIKKGQFLAADAMKHPVEKVLQTRGVDEVNYINSQEKGVWLCERGNTFGYGALVVDMRNLILMREYAPVIFDATHSVQIPSTGGTTGGNSEYVPYMARAAASVGVDGFFFETHTDPKSAKSDGPNMLQVDKLYKTIDEIFAIKEALQSL; encoded by the coding sequence ATGACAGTATTAACAGGACCATGTGTTTTAGAAGATAGAGATACAGTATTTAAAATTGCAGAAAAACTAAAACCATTAAGTGAAGACAAAAGAGTAGACTTTTATTTTAAAGCCTCTTTTGATAAAGCAAATAGAACAAGTTTAAACTCATATAGAGGACCAGGTTTAGAAGAGGGATTAAAACTATTTCAAGAGATAAAAGAGCAGTTTGGATATAAGCTTGTAAGTGATATTCATGAGTCATATCAAGCAAAACCTGCAAGTGAGGTTTTAGATATATTACAAATTCCTGCATTTTTATGTAGACAAACAGATTTACTTGTGGAAGCAGCAAAAACTAATTGTAAAATTAATATCAAAAAAGGACAGTTTTTAGCAGCAGATGCTATGAAACATCCTGTAGAAAAAGTACTTCAAACAAGAGGTGTTGATGAGGTAAATTATATTAACTCTCAAGAGAAAGGTGTTTGGCTTTGTGAAAGAGGAAACACTTTTGGTTATGGTGCATTAGTTGTAGATATGAGAAACTTAATTCTTATGAGAGAGTATGCTCCTGTGATTTTTGATGCTACACACTCTGTTCAAATACCAAGTACTGGTGGAACAACTGGTGGTAACTCTGAGTATGTTCCTTATATGGCAAGAGCAGCAGCTAGTGTTGGTGTTGATGGTTTCTTCTTTGAAACACATACGGACCCTAAGTCTGCAAAAAGTGATGGTCCAAACATGCTACAAGTTGATAAGTTATATAAAACAATTGATGAGATATTTGCTATTAAAGAAGCGCTTCAAAGCCTTTAA
- a CDS encoding TrkA family potassium uptake protein, with translation MKNSSLFIVLQRMRKPFLVLIITYTIAITGLLIIDGVDNNGNPYHMTIFDAFYFVTYTATTIGFGETPYEFTYAQRIWVSASIYITVLGWFYAVGTLVSLLQDKLFIREIKRTKFKRQVESIKEKFIIILGYNQITNEIVNRAIEQGIRAVIIEKDETKANEAILENFTPTVPVLVADAHSAWAIEYAGIKSKYCKGLVSLFEDDSLNLRIALTSKLLNPYVKLVVKSTTKNHSDNLKDLDVEIVANPFSIISSEISMALTAPNLLKLEKWIYRMEDLNASLPLFPKGKYIICGYGRMGQHIYKRLKYYNIEAQFVEIDRGKGRSFTSDDFMHITYGNADDKDLLQEVGIEDAVAIISATNDDTTNLSVLATAKKLNPKIMTIARENEMEDFSIFKSAKIDHIFMPSRILINKTTNALINPLSDKFIRLMSKEDDKWASSLVRDLSSKIDEFPLLKEITIDKKNAFMIYEAIDKKEEITLKLFTRSLYNRDKENNIIPLLLQRGEEYILLPSLEEKIQKNDAILFACDENAQSDIEYICQNIYEFHYALTGKEKSTIFKKD, from the coding sequence TTGAAAAATAGTTCACTATTTATAGTCTTACAAAGAATGAGAAAACCATTTTTGGTTTTAATTATTACATATACAATTGCTATTACTGGTTTATTGATTATTGATGGGGTTGATAATAATGGCAACCCTTATCATATGACTATCTTTGATGCTTTTTATTTTGTGACTTATACTGCTACAACTATTGGTTTTGGTGAAACTCCTTATGAGTTTACTTATGCTCAAAGAATATGGGTAAGTGCTTCAATATATATTACAGTTTTAGGTTGGTTTTATGCTGTTGGTACTTTAGTGTCTTTACTTCAAGATAAACTATTTATTAGAGAAATAAAAAGAACAAAGTTTAAAAGACAAGTAGAATCAATAAAAGAAAAGTTTATTATTATCTTAGGATATAACCAAATTACAAATGAGATTGTAAATAGAGCTATTGAACAAGGTATTAGAGCTGTAATTATTGAAAAAGATGAAACAAAAGCAAATGAGGCTATCTTAGAAAACTTTACTCCTACAGTTCCTGTTTTGGTTGCGGATGCCCATAGTGCATGGGCAATTGAATATGCAGGAATAAAAAGTAAGTATTGTAAAGGTTTAGTCTCTTTATTTGAAGATGACTCATTAAATTTAAGAATTGCTCTTACTTCTAAACTTTTAAACCCATATGTAAAGCTTGTTGTTAAATCTACTACAAAAAATCATTCTGATAATCTAAAAGATTTAGATGTAGAGATTGTTGCAAATCCTTTTTCTATAATCTCTAGTGAAATATCTATGGCTTTAACTGCTCCAAACCTTTTAAAGCTTGAAAAATGGATTTATAGAATGGAGGATTTAAATGCAAGTCTTCCTCTTTTTCCAAAGGGTAAATATATAATTTGTGGATATGGAAGAATGGGACAACATATCTACAAAAGATTGAAGTATTATAATATAGAAGCTCAATTTGTAGAGATAGATAGAGGTAAAGGTCGAAGTTTTACAAGTGATGATTTTATGCATATAACTTATGGAAATGCAGATGATAAAGACTTATTACAAGAAGTAGGAATAGAAGATGCTGTTGCCATTATCTCTGCAACAAATGATGATACTACTAACCTTTCAGTTTTAGCAACTGCTAAAAAGTTGAATCCAAAGATTATGACAATTGCTAGAGAAAATGAGATGGAAGATTTCTCTATTTTTAAAAGTGCAAAGATAGACCATATTTTTATGCCATCAAGAATTTTAATCAATAAAACTACAAATGCTTTAATAAATCCACTTTCTGATAAGTTTATAAGACTCATGTCAAAAGAGGATGATAAGTGGGCATCAAGTTTAGTTAGGGATTTAAGCTCTAAGATTGATGAATTCCCTTTATTAAAAGAGATAACAATAGATAAGAAAAATGCCTTTATGATTTACGAGGCAATAGATAAAAAAGAAGAGATAACTTTAAAACTATTTACTAGGTCTTTATATAATAGAGATAAAGAAAATAATATAATACCACTTTTACTTCAAAGAGGTGAGGAATACATTTTATTACCAAGTTTAGAAGAGAAGATACAAAAGAATGATGCAATACTATTTGCATGTGATGAAAATGCTCAAAGTGATATAGAGTATATTTGTCAAAATATATATGAATTTCATTATGCCTTAACAGGAAAAGAAAAAAGTACGATTTTTAAAAAGGATTAA
- a CDS encoding DUF6394 family protein, which yields MNLDKVISGFFIILAMTLNFGFFYGDMDSLVSHSKYELMAAIIVNLIATTLKLGDKTQMGSVLLATSLVADIQLIAAATVWAIAAYAYTIDQEVTSVIISLSGGALLANLVSVALYIGDTLKSKR from the coding sequence ATGAATCTAGATAAGGTTATTTCAGGCTTTTTTATTATTTTAGCTATGACATTAAACTTTGGTTTTTTTTACGGGGATATGGACTCGTTAGTATCTCATAGTAAATATGAACTTATGGCAGCAATTATTGTAAACTTAATTGCTACAACATTAAAGCTTGGGGATAAGACTCAAATGGGTTCTGTATTATTAGCAACATCTTTAGTTGCAGATATTCAACTTATTGCAGCAGCAACAGTTTGGGCAATAGCAGCATATGCATATACAATTGACCAAGAAGTTACAAGTGTTATTATTTCACTTTCAGGTGGAGCATTATTAGCAAACCTTGTTTCTGTAGCACTTTATATTGGCGATACATTAAAGTCAAAAAGATAA
- a CDS encoding FMN-binding glutamate synthase family protein codes for MDILNEFFLYIEIIILVILVIILAWYVHDKYVQRDHQLLVNYPIIGRLRYVLEEAREPFRQYFGDEKFYESKDKLDWVYKASRDLPNYASFSPSQPLPKPKFMLRHATIVLNEDEVDTDFSVTFGTNRKKPYTAKSIIARSAMSDGSISPEGTRAFVRGSFMGDFPINSGEGGLTSNFFVTHQNYDEKYMEIVNGTAFQKKVKTAVLKLFNGALAADAYRKLVFKDNPEAETYVFDARTQVFHRPNWNAPLEFFPEEVPEDMPDIILQVSSGLYSVRTKDGKFDPERYQKVMRFCKMTELKIAQGAKQTGGKLIAEKVSPAIAYYRNVEAHKDLFSPNRFPYANSIEELFDFIGQMQELSDKPVGIKIVISDYENIVPYAKEIKKRIEEGNSAYPDYISIDGGSGGSATAPIEMMERIGLNIRDSIYLVNKVLEEYGVRKQVKLVASGKLLTPDDIIVIMALGADFVQIARGFMMSAGCIRARYCSGTTGHDCPVGLATQNKEKRKKYFVHKQAKKVRDYHKNLLKSVRGLLAVMGLKNINELNKHKIMFLDRNSKVHDNIDDVFGRILDIGKDMEDEYHESR; via the coding sequence ATGGATATACTAAATGAATTTTTTCTATATATTGAAATCATAATTCTAGTTATATTAGTTATTATTTTAGCTTGGTATGTACATGATAAATATGTACAAAGGGATCATCAACTGTTGGTTAACTACCCAATTATTGGAAGATTAAGATATGTTTTAGAAGAGGCTAGAGAGCCTTTTAGACAATATTTTGGTGATGAAAAGTTTTATGAATCAAAAGATAAGTTGGATTGGGTATATAAAGCTTCTAGGGACTTACCTAATTATGCTTCTTTTTCTCCTTCTCAGCCTTTGCCTAAACCAAAGTTTATGTTAAGACATGCAACGATTGTTTTAAATGAAGATGAAGTTGATACAGACTTCTCTGTAACATTTGGAACTAATAGAAAAAAACCATATACTGCAAAATCGATTATTGCAAGATCAGCTATGAGTGATGGTTCTATTTCTCCTGAGGGAACAAGAGCTTTTGTTAGAGGTTCTTTTATGGGAGATTTCCCTATAAACTCAGGTGAGGGTGGACTTACATCAAACTTTTTTGTAACACATCAAAACTATGATGAAAAGTATATGGAAATAGTAAATGGTACAGCTTTTCAGAAGAAAGTTAAAACCGCTGTTTTAAAACTATTTAATGGTGCTTTAGCAGCAGATGCATATAGAAAATTAGTATTTAAAGACAATCCTGAAGCAGAAACATATGTTTTTGATGCAAGAACACAAGTTTTCCATAGACCAAACTGGAATGCTCCTTTAGAGTTTTTCCCTGAAGAAGTTCCAGAAGATATGCCTGATATTATTTTACAAGTAAGTTCAGGACTTTATTCTGTTAGAACAAAAGATGGTAAGTTTGACCCAGAAAGATACCAAAAAGTTATGAGGTTTTGTAAGATGACTGAGCTAAAAATAGCTCAAGGTGCAAAACAAACAGGTGGAAAACTTATTGCTGAAAAAGTTAGCCCAGCAATTGCTTATTATAGAAATGTAGAAGCACATAAAGATTTATTCTCTCCAAATAGATTTCCTTATGCAAATAGTATTGAAGAACTATTTGATTTTATAGGTCAAATGCAAGAGTTATCAGATAAGCCAGTTGGTATTAAAATAGTTATTTCTGATTATGAGAATATTGTTCCTTATGCAAAAGAGATTAAAAAAAGAATAGAAGAAGGAAATAGTGCTTACCCTGATTATATCTCTATTGATGGGGGAAGTGGAGGAAGTGCCACAGCTCCAATTGAGATGATGGAAAGAATAGGTCTTAATATTAGAGACTCTATTTATTTAGTAAATAAAGTTTTAGAAGAGTATGGCGTAAGAAAGCAAGTAAAATTAGTAGCTAGTGGAAAACTTCTAACTCCTGATGATATCATTGTAATCATGGCTTTAGGTGCTGATTTTGTACAAATTGCTAGAGGATTTATGATGAGTGCAGGTTGTATCCGTGCTAGATACTGTTCTGGAACTACTGGGCATGATTGTCCTGTTGGACTTGCAACTCAAAATAAAGAGAAAAGAAAAAAATATTTTGTACATAAACAAGCAAAAAAAGTAAGGGATTATCATAAGAACTTACTAAAAAGTGTAAGAGGCTTACTTGCTGTTATGGGATTAAAAAATATTAATGAACTAAATAAACATAAAATCATGTTCTTAGATAGAAACTCAAAAGTACATGATAATATTGATGATGTATTTGGTAGAATATTAGATATTGGTAAAGATATGGAGGATGAATATCATGAATCTAGATAA
- a CDS encoding DMT family transporter — translation MTNNVSLGIKYMLFASFMFACMGAFAKELSDSMTSIEVVFFRNVFGVILILISIYKKPLDQKGGKPFLLFFRGAVGFSALLFFFYNIANIPLGEAMTFSKTSTIFTAIFAFIFVKERLAFRGWLGVFIGFIGILFITGFDGSSLDKTDWLGILSGVGAALAYTSIRELRKYYDSRTIVLSFMLIGTIGPVILMGISEFYVNEKYDYIFGKFVMPQTDDWLYIVLLGLVSTLAQVYMTKAYSVAKAGIIGTISYANIAFSILIGLLLGDSFPGIWIILGIILIVFSGVLVSSKKD, via the coding sequence ATGACAAATAATGTCTCTTTGGGAATTAAGTATATGCTTTTCGCTTCTTTTATGTTCGCTTGTATGGGCGCATTTGCAAAAGAGTTAAGTGATTCAATGACTTCAATAGAAGTTGTATTTTTTAGAAATGTATTTGGAGTAATTTTAATACTTATTTCTATATATAAAAAACCTCTGGATCAAAAGGGTGGAAAACCTTTTCTTTTATTTTTTAGAGGTGCTGTTGGTTTTTCTGCTTTACTATTTTTCTTTTATAATATTGCAAATATTCCACTTGGTGAAGCTATGACTTTTTCAAAAACATCTACAATATTTACAGCTATCTTTGCATTTATTTTTGTGAAGGAAAGATTAGCTTTTAGAGGATGGCTTGGTGTATTTATAGGTTTTATTGGAATTTTATTTATTACAGGTTTTGATGGAAGTAGTTTAGACAAAACAGATTGGTTAGGAATTTTATCAGGAGTTGGTGCTGCTTTAGCATATACTTCAATTAGAGAACTTAGAAAATATTATGATAGTAGAACTATTGTTTTATCATTTATGTTAATTGGAACAATAGGACCAGTTATTTTAATGGGAATTTCTGAATTTTATGTAAATGAAAAGTATGATTATATCTTTGGTAAGTTTGTAATGCCTCAAACTGATGATTGGCTTTATATTGTTTTATTAGGATTAGTTTCTACTTTAGCACAAGTTTATATGACAAAAGCCTATTCAGTTGCAAAAGCTGGAATAATTGGTACAATATCTTATGCAAACATCGCCTTTAGTATTTTAATAGGACTTCTTTTAGGTGATAGTTTCCCTGGTATTTGGATAATATTAGGTATAATTTTAATCGTATTTAGTGGCGTTTTAGTCTCTTCAAAAAAGGATTAG
- the murA gene encoding UDP-N-acetylglucosamine 1-carboxyvinyltransferase — MEYLKIIGQNPLQGEVNISGAKNAALPLIASTILAKNEVNICNMPDVVDINTLLKLIDKLGGSFVKTDECIKIDTSKLHNTTATYDIVKTMRASILVLGPILARFGHCEVSLPGGCAIGQRPVDLHLKALEAMGANIEIKHGYIEATAPKGLKGAKIVFDKVTVGGTENTVMAAALADGITTIINAAKEPEVVQLCEVIANAGVKIEGIGTSKLVIHGTNKELLEFKDFDVIPDRIEAGTYMCAAAISNTKLKINKVIPLHLEAVISKLEEMNFEIIQDETSVTVMPTDEIKPVNIVTTEYPGFPTDMQAQFMALATQANGTSTIDERLFENRFMHVSELLRLGADIHLNGNIATINGQAGQLNGTDVMATDLRASSALVLCALVAKGETSIHRIYHLDRGYEDLEGKLSKIGATVSRHKE; from the coding sequence ATGGAATATTTAAAAATTATCGGTCAAAATCCTCTTCAAGGTGAAGTAAATATCTCAGGTGCAAAAAATGCAGCTTTACCTCTAATCGCATCAACAATCTTAGCTAAAAATGAAGTAAATATATGCAATATGCCAGATGTTGTTGATATTAATACACTTTTAAAACTTATTGATAAACTTGGTGGAAGTTTTGTAAAAACAGATGAATGTATCAAAATTGATACTTCAAAACTACATAACACAACTGCAACTTATGATATCGTTAAAACAATGAGAGCTTCAATCTTAGTTTTAGGTCCTATCTTAGCTAGATTTGGTCATTGTGAAGTTTCACTTCCAGGTGGTTGTGCTATTGGTCAAAGACCTGTTGATTTACACTTAAAAGCATTAGAAGCTATGGGTGCAAATATTGAAATCAAACACGGATATATTGAAGCAACTGCTCCAAAAGGACTTAAAGGAGCTAAAATTGTATTTGATAAAGTAACTGTTGGTGGAACAGAAAATACAGTTATGGCAGCAGCTTTAGCAGATGGTATTACTACAATTATTAATGCAGCAAAAGAGCCAGAAGTTGTTCAACTTTGTGAAGTTATTGCAAATGCTGGTGTTAAGATTGAAGGAATTGGAACTTCAAAACTTGTAATTCATGGTACAAATAAAGAGTTACTAGAGTTTAAAGACTTTGATGTTATCCCAGATAGAATTGAAGCAGGAACATATATGTGTGCTGCTGCTATTTCTAACACTAAATTAAAAATTAACAAAGTAATTCCGTTACATCTTGAAGCTGTTATTTCAAAACTAGAAGAGATGAATTTTGAAATTATTCAAGATGAAACTTCTGTTACAGTTATGCCAACAGATGAAATCAAACCTGTAAATATTGTAACTACAGAATATCCAGGTTTCCCTACTGATATGCAAGCACAATTCATGGCACTTGCAACTCAAGCAAATGGAACAAGTACTATTGATGAAAGACTATTTGAAAATAGATTTATGCACGTTAGTGAACTTCTAAGACTTGGTGCAGATATTCATCTAAATGGAAATATTGCAACAATCAATGGACAAGCTGGACAATTAAATGGTACAGATGTTATGGCTACTGATTTAAGAGCTTCATCGGCATTAGTATTATGTGCATTAGTTGCTAAGGGAGAAACTTCAATTCATAGAATCTATCACCTTGATAGAGGATATGAAGATTTAGAAGGGAAACTTAGTAAAATAGGTGCTACAGTTAGTAGACACAAAGAGTAG
- a CDS encoding DUF5644 domain-containing protein, with protein MTLELAIFRFDAKSDYLPYYKKHFIKIKEQKTLLDIFNEINEDEPFDYEACENFGLVVNKKYTTLEVSIQKLVETFGKDLTIEPLSIRRANKDFIIDESDFTEKLDILKEFINEEERTEYLNNKLYFYASNTLNFQYDYIGDAIILLAHKLIEKNPNNKQKILEALENQDYSVEYHTSLENSLLEFDETIEEKINQIKNELGLIKNIEEQNFCLDKSSSVKFHNYDFNSVIKHDFHDFNLAYYYGKNKDTEVEKFLEKLNAKVIKLENESIDLNLETFHINQNLTIKLAATIMLEAFDAGADLLIVDSVEVFKLFDTNRASLSKAVGREVIIPVLHKSELFNLSFNEHEKIKKDLTKHEIDPEII; from the coding sequence ATGACACTAGAATTAGCAATATTTAGATTTGATGCCAAATCTGATTATTTACCCTATTACAAAAAGCATTTTATAAAAATAAAAGAGCAAAAAACTTTACTAGATATCTTTAATGAAATAAATGAAGATGAGCCTTTTGATTATGAAGCTTGCGAAAACTTTGGTCTTGTAGTAAATAAAAAATACACAACACTTGAAGTTAGTATACAAAAACTTGTTGAAACTTTTGGAAAAGATTTAACAATTGAGCCTTTATCAATTAGAAGAGCTAACAAAGACTTTATCATTGACGAAAGTGACTTCACTGAAAAGCTTGATATTCTTAAAGAGTTTATAAATGAAGAAGAAAGAACAGAGTATTTAAATAATAAATTATACTTTTATGCTTCAAATACTCTAAACTTTCAATATGATTATATTGGTGATGCAATCATTTTACTTGCTCACAAACTTATTGAAAAAAATCCAAACAACAAACAAAAGATTCTTGAAGCACTTGAAAATCAAGATTACTCAGTTGAGTACCATACAAGCTTAGAAAATAGCTTACTAGAGTTTGATGAAACAATTGAAGAAAAAATCAATCAAATAAAAAATGAGTTAGGACTTATAAAAAATATTGAAGAACAAAACTTTTGTTTAGACAAATCTTCAAGTGTAAAGTTTCATAATTATGATTTCAACTCTGTTATAAAACATGATTTCCACGACTTTAACCTTGCTTACTATTATGGTAAAAATAAAGACACTGAAGTTGAAAAATTTTTAGAAAAACTAAATGCAAAAGTGATAAAACTTGAAAATGAAAGTATAGATTTAAACCTTGAAACTTTCCATATCAATCAAAATCTTACTATAAAACTTGCTGCAACTATAATGCTTGAAGCTTTTGATGCAGGAGCTGATTTACTAATTGTTGATAGCGTTGAAGTATTTAAACTATTTGATACAAATAGAGCAAGTCTAAGTAAAGCTGTTGGAAGAGAAGTAATTATTCCAGTACTTCATAAAAGTGAGCTTTTCAATTTAAGTTTTAATGAACATGAAAAAATTAAAAAAGATTTAACAAAACATGAAATTGATCCAGAGATAATATAA
- a CDS encoding HNH endonuclease, which translates to MVLDLKYILIGFLIIGSIVPLYFYREAIYRRLYKKGSTKAFMKDCEIYLVSNHPKIPFDFNIEEKYQDEKDIRVKETLIVEDFVNQYLEYEYELTTQTSLPKESLWGGYEANSRLVKDNKRPTDWARRKEAAWNRDNGKCNRCGTKTKLVDSQALLAKQMKDGGGFNLENIVILCSDCTKVIKSENKQRTAKDLNLTYKLMRKVEG; encoded by the coding sequence ATGGTTTTAGATTTAAAATATATACTTATTGGCTTTTTAATTATTGGTTCAATAGTTCCTTTATACTTTTATAGAGAAGCTATTTATAGAAGACTATATAAAAAAGGAAGTACTAAAGCCTTTATGAAAGATTGTGAAATTTATTTAGTTTCAAATCATCCAAAAATTCCTTTTGATTTTAATATTGAAGAAAAATATCAAGATGAAAAAGATATTAGAGTAAAAGAGACGTTAATTGTTGAAGACTTTGTAAACCAATACCTAGAGTATGAATATGAACTAACAACGCAAACTTCACTTCCAAAAGAGAGTCTTTGGGGAGGATATGAAGCTAACTCTAGACTTGTAAAAGACAATAAAAGACCAACTGATTGGGCAAGAAGAAAAGAAGCTGCTTGGAATAGAGATAATGGTAAATGCAATAGATGCGGAACAAAAACAAAACTTGTTGATTCACAAGCTCTTTTAGCAAAACAGATGAAAGATGGTGGAGGTTTCAATCTAGAAAATATTGTTATTCTTTGTTCTGATTGTACAAAAGTAATTAAATCAGAAAACAAACAAAGAACAGCAAAAGATTTAAATCTTACATATAAACTTATGAGAAAAGTAGAAGGTTAA
- a CDS encoding BCCT family transporter codes for MKVANVGIFKGMNRKMSIISILLILISVFFTGYFPNKSENFLQNIREFLNPFLEWYYVLLVAFLLFFMIWLGMGRYRNVRLGSDAEQPEFTFFSWVSMLFAAGTGVGILFWSVAQPIMQFQNNPFTNSNMDPEAAIVGLSLSYFHWGLNGWAIFSFIAITMAYFAYRHNYPLTIRSALYPILGRRVDGVLGDVVDILAVFGTIFGIATTLGLGVEQMNAGLSHVLGVKSSISFQLIVMAVIMLIATISVVSGVSKGVKLLSEGNFWLSIFVLAFLLVYGPTQYLIGVTIEATGHYVQNIIRLTFHTNVTRDSDWQTVWTVFFWGWWIAWSPFVGMFIARISRGRTFGEFVAGVLLTPTLITIIWIGLFGGTALYEQLFTGKDVVGAVNSDVSSALFIMLENMEVGFMSEIMSILMIVLIATYLITSANAGTLVITTILASGSISPPSGHRALWGVIMTLLTGVLIVAGGLQTLQAAVITAALPFSVVMIVMIAGLLKSLSLEDTPARSGNEQIAVREPWILDKDVGEEGTLIDELNPDIKKLEEPEYK; via the coding sequence ATGAAAGTTGCTAACGTAGGTATATTCAAAGGAATGAATAGAAAAATGTCAATAATATCTATATTATTGATACTTATTTCTGTATTTTTTACTGGATATTTTCCCAATAAAAGTGAAAATTTTTTACAGAATATTAGAGAATTTCTAAATCCTTTTTTAGAGTGGTATTATGTTTTATTAGTTGCCTTTTTGCTTTTCTTTATGATTTGGCTTGGAATGGGAAGATATAGAAATGTAAGACTTGGTTCTGATGCAGAGCAACCTGAGTTTACTTTCTTTTCTTGGGTATCTATGTTATTTGCTGCTGGTACTGGTGTTGGTATTTTATTCTGGTCTGTAGCTCAGCCTATTATGCAATTTCAAAACAATCCTTTTACTAACTCAAATATGGACCCTGAAGCAGCGATAGTTGGTTTATCTCTAAGCTATTTTCACTGGGGATTAAATGGTTGGGCAATTTTTTCTTTTATTGCAATAACTATGGCATATTTTGCTTATAGGCACAACTATCCTTTAACTATTCGTTCTGCTTTATATCCTATTTTAGGAAGAAGAGTTGATGGAGTATTAGGTGATGTTGTAGATATTCTTGCAGTGTTTGGTACTATTTTTGGTATTGCGACAACTCTTGGGCTTGGTGTTGAACAAATGAATGCTGGACTTAGTCATGTCCTTGGTGTAAAAAGTTCTATATCTTTTCAATTGATTGTAATGGCAGTAATTATGCTTATAGCAACTATTTCTGTTGTTTCAGGGGTAAGTAAAGGAGTAAAACTTTTATCAGAAGGAAACTTTTGGCTAAGTATTTTTGTATTAGCTTTTTTACTTGTTTATGGACCAACTCAGTATTTAATAGGTGTAACAATTGAAGCAACTGGACATTATGTTCAAAATATTATTAGATTAACTTTCCATACAAATGTTACAAGAGATAGTGACTGGCAAACTGTTTGGACTGTATTCTTCTGGGGATGGTGGATTGCTTGGTCTCCTTTTGTTGGAATGTTTATTGCAAGAATTTCAAGGGGTAGAACCTTTGGTGAGTTTGTTGCAGGTGTTTTATTAACTCCAACACTTATTACTATTATTTGGATTGGTCTTTTTGGTGGTACGGCTTTATATGAACAATTATTTACTGGTAAGGATGTAGTAGGGGCTGTAAATAGTGATGTTTCATCCGCGCTATTTATTATGCTTGAAAATATGGAAGTAGGCTTTATGTCTGAAATTATGTCAATACTTATGATTGTACTTATTGCCACATATTTAATTACTTCTGCCAATGCTGGAACACTAGTAATTACTACAATTTTAGCTTCTGGTTCAATTTCTCCTCCTTCAGGTCACAGGGCTTTATGGGGAGTTATTATGACTTTATTAACAGGAGTTTTAATTGTTGCAGGTGGTTTACAAACTCTTCAAGCAGCAGTAATTACAGCAGCACTTCCATTTTCAGTTGTTATGATTGTTATGATAGCTGGACTATTAAAAAGTCTAAGTTTAGAAGATACTCCTGCAAGATCAGGAAATGAACAAATTGCTGTTAGAGAACCATGGATCTTAGATAAAGATGTAGGGGAAGAGGGAACTTTAATTGATGAATTAAACCCTGATATAAAAAAGTTAGAAGAGCCTGAGTATAAGTAG